One Gadus chalcogrammus isolate NIFS_2021 chromosome 4, NIFS_Gcha_1.0, whole genome shotgun sequence DNA segment encodes these proteins:
- the LOC130381781 gene encoding PH and SEC7 domain-containing protein 2 isoform X1, whose product MTGTAHFYLIPTALHERPWTSSTSPAPTPMEQACCPSSLPDEGEPHLQKEPEPVDPPLQVNGAEPKEEAGIGGLVHGGHLGKAEAQEEADPWETMACPVYTMTRTSAALSFATVLWDMPGDRPDACHPDPMDEEEEEEVMAGLEDSPTLRPSKGVCAERRGPPDIAWERDGLDKSVENGADISGSYDVAGEEQEMQEVKHPVLRSSECVSEAIKSPDLANEEKEVVLGRPAAATPPANALPFPEEVFCSGPEEPEPSFVYMTSLAPCSQVAPQEPPMSSAEGEGDGDQSDEERDHPQTACSVCTSRGGVEARGETMLADRAGQARQTHPQVMSSEAFFSSAKQCLQRQVMDAKEELQEWPEIALTDDDTETKPWHELSEGFYLQGSDLGVGTSASLQRVLENSQYLLDQSAEHLTSDGSRLLKARPSKLPQHRRGDQLEHMGQLAELDPLGEPQQEEASPEVTTDDEMERSEQHQEGAVLVELGLGVGGGGTETKEDGVTEMEMTRVLSNPSCLESDSEGDQAAEPVPKPQRPEHCVAESQGSPLRMAVGTEFVSVERPMDQSQQTHQEAECSLSSGAPPTNTDPLELHLNGGGVDRQKARRLAQRLYHLEEVQRVDVVGHMDKDDDFSRAVGEEFLCFFDFSSQTLDNALRSFLKEVVLVGESQERERVLQHFSTRFHQCNPEVSSSPGSVLTLTCAMMLLNTDLHGQNVGKAMSTSSFVSNMEGMNDGQNFNKDLLKVQHLLSLYCFSVNSSMKLFKGDQSLCLYQYIIFQSFYNSIKGEPLQWALDEEELKMLSVQQGEDLNEGGLRSKSNPFQDVPHDKTARVFKQGFLQRKAHADIDGKRTPWGKRSWKTFYGVLKGLVLYFQKDDYRKGMQGEEEVVSVHHALAEEAADYTKKPHVFRLQTADWRVFLFQASSKAEMSSWICRINLVAALHSSPPFPAAVGSQKRFTRPILPASQSAQTLERQLHSHAGMLESFDKDLSFLQESASDGRKARARDLEEQRLREEYLLHEKCRYEGYMAVLEAWRSLDLLDGATVGDTELRLLDRAMFRNFLEDIEEESEGLGMKKSVSSPSLEFEMVPPLVKVRRNVSERRTCRRNIIARRNKEL is encoded by the exons ATGACCGGGACAGCTCATTTCTATTTAATTCCCACAGCTCTCCACGAGAGACCCTGGACGTCAAGCACCAGCCCAGCGCCCACGCCCATGGAGCAGGCCTGCTGCCCCTCCTCTCTACCAGATGAGGGAGAACCCCACCTCCAGAAGGAACCGGAGCCCGTAGACCCCCCTCTGCAGGTCAACGGAGCGGAGCCAAAAGAGGAGGCGGGGATCGGGGGATTGGTGCACGGCGGTCATCTGGGGAAAGCGGAAGCTCAAGAGGAGGCGGATCCATGGGAGACGATGGCCTGCCCAGTGTACACCATGACCCGCACCTCGGCCGCCCTCTCCTTCGCCACCGTGCTGTGGGACATGCCCGGGGACCGCCCGGACGCCTGCCACCCGGACCCAatggacgaagaggaggaagaggaggtgatggcCGGTCTGGAGGACAGTCCCACGCTTCGGCCTTCCAAAGGCGTATGCGCCGAGCGGCGAGGGCCACCGGACATCGCTTGGGAGCGGGACGGGTTGGACAAGTCTGTGGAGAACGGAGCAGATATTTCCGGG TCATATGACGTGGCTGGCGAGGAGCAAGAGATGCAGGAAGTGAAACATCCGGTGCTGCGGTCTTCAGAGTGTGTTAGCG aagCCATAAAGAGTCCAGATTTAGCgaacgaggagaaggaggtagTGCTAGGAAGACCGGCTGCTGCGACTCCTCCTGCTAATGCCCTGCCTTTCCCTGAGGAGGTTTTCTGCTCCGGCCCTGAGGAACCAGAGCCATCATTCGTCTACATGACCTCACTGGCTCCTTGCTCCCAGGTCGCGCCCCAGGAGCCCCCCATGAGCTCtgcggagggagagggagatggggatcAATCTGATGAAGAGCGCGACCATCCCCAGACCGCCTGTTCTGTGTGCACTAGTCGGGGTGGCGT GGAAGCGCGTGGGGAGACGATGCTAGCAGACAGGGCAGGGCAAGCCAGGCAGACGCATCCACAAGTTATGAGTTCAGAAGCTTTTTTTTCAAGTGCGAAGCAGTGCTTGCAACGACAAGTCATGGACGCAAAGGAGGAACTACAAGAATGGCCAGAGATAGCGCTCACCGATGACGACACAGAAACAAAACCATGGCACGAGCTGTCAGAAGGGTTCTACTTACAGGGGAGCGATTTAGGAGTGGGAACGTCTGCCTCTCTTCAGAGGGTCTTGGAGAACAGTCAATATCTGTTAGACCAGTCGGCTGAGCATCTGACATCTGATGGATCACGGCTGTTGAAAGCCCGACCCTCGAAGTTACCCCAACACAGAAGGGGTGATCAGCTGGAGCACATGGGACAACTGGCTGAGCTCGACCCGTTGGGTGAACCACAACAAGAGGAGGCGTCACCTGAGGTCACGACGGATGATGAGATGGAACGTTCCGAACAACATCAAGAGGGAGCTGTGTTAGTAGAGTTAGGActtggagttggaggaggaggaactgaAACCAAGGAGGATGGAGTTACGGAGATGGAAATGACCAGAGTTTTGTCAAATCCCTCGTGTCTAGAATCTGATTCAGAAGGTGACCAGGCCGCTGAGCCGGTCCCGAAGCCACAGAGACCGGAACACTGTGTCGCTGAATCACAGGGGTCGCCCCTGAGGATGGCCGTGGGGACTGAGTTTGTTTCAGTAGAGCGACccatggaccaatcacagcagacccACCAGGAGGCAGAATGTTCTTTGAGCTCCggggccccgcccaccaacacCGATCCACTGGAGCTGCACTTGAACGGGGGAGGTGTGGACCGGCAGAAGGCCCGGCGGCTGGCCCAGAGGCTGTACCATCTGGAGGAGGTCCAGCGCGTGGACGTGGTCGGACACATGGACAAAGA CGATGACTTCAGCAGGGCAGTAGGAGAGGAGTTTCTGTGCTTCTTTGACTTCAGCAGCCAAACGTTGGACAACGCCCTAAG GTCTTTCCTGAAGGAGGTGGTTCTTGTAGGGGagagccaagagagagagagagttctgcAACATTTCTCCACTCGCTTCCATCAATGCAACCCTGAGGTCTCTTCCTCTCCAG GGTCAGTGCTAACCCTCACCTGCGCTATGATGCTCCTCAACACTGATTTGCATGGACAG AACGTAGGAAAAGCCATGTCCACCTCCAGTTTTGTGTCCAACATGGAGGGAATGAATGATGGCCAGAACTTCAACAAGGACCTGCTTAAAGTACAACACCTCCTATCCCTTTATTGCTTTTCAGTAAATAGTTCAATGAAATTGTTCAAGGGTGATCAAAGTCTGTGTTTATACCAATACATTATCTTTCAGAGCTTCTACAACTCCATCAAGGGCGAACCACTGCAGTGGGCTCT GGATGAAGAGGAGCTGAAGATGCTGTCCGTGCAGCAGGGTGAGGACCTGAATGAGGGGGGGCTGCGCTCAAAGAGCAACCCCTTCCAGGACGTCCCCCACGACAAGACGGCCCGTGTGTTCAAGCAGGGCTTCCTGCAGCGCAAAGCCCACGCCGACATCGACGGAAAGCGCA CTCCGTGGGGTAAGAGGAGCTGGAAGACGTTCTACGGCGTGCTCAAGGGACTGGTCCTCTACTTCCAGAAG gatGACTACAGGAAGGGgatgcagggggaggaggaagtggtCAGTGTGCACCACGCGCTGGCCGAGGAGGCCGCCGACTACACCAAGAAGCCTCACGTGTTCCGCCTGCAGACGGCCGACTGGAGGGTATTCCTGTTCCAGGCCTC gtcgAAGGCGGAGATGAGCTCGTGGATCTGCCGCATCAACCTGGTGGCCGCGCTCCActcttcccctcccttcccGGCCGCCGTGGGCTCCCAGAAGAGGTTCACCAGACCCATCCTGCCCGCCTCGCAGTCTGCTCAGACCCTG GAGCGTCAGCTGCACTCCCATGCCGGCATGCTGGAGTCGTTTGATAAGGACCTGAGCTTCCTGCAGGAGAGTGCCTCGGACGGCCGCAAGGCCCGGGCTcgggacctggaggagcagcgCCTCCGGGAGGAGTACCTGCTGCATGAG AAATGTCGGTACGAGGGCTACATGGCCGTGCTGGAGGCGTGGAGAAGCTTGGACCTCCTGGACGGCGCTACTGTCGGGGACACAGAACTCAGACTTCTGGACCGAGCCATGTTTAGAAACTTTCTAGAGGACATcgaagaggagagtgaggggctGGGAATGAAGAAGTCTGTCTCCAGCCCCTCTCTGGAGTTTGAGATGGTGCCCCCGCTGGTCAAAGTAAGGCGCAACGTCTCAGAAAGACGGACTTGCCGCAGGAATATCATTGCTCGGCGAAACAAAGAGCTCTGA